In Sphingomonas sp. SORGH_AS_0950, the following are encoded in one genomic region:
- the galA gene encoding beta-galactosidase GalA, which translates to MTVARRDLLLGSAVVGLAGGIPSAPLFAADRRPADGAGALPMPAPVDRLPPALPVQDAGRVLMDRGWLFHEGDVEPAPLDTHNATYLSVKAGNARGAAAVDYDDSDWQTVDLPHDWASFQPFVETANVAQGYRPRGIGWYRRSLRLDPALRGRRIELEFGGIATFATIWVNGSVVSHNFSGYNAVRIDLTPFARFGDEANVVAVRVDADAMEGWWYEGAGLYRHVWLGDYAPVSIATDGVHCDPRKRDDGWHVPVAVTLASIVETDSPVTVEARLLDPQGKVVAQGQAQATVPSLDEGRAALDLSVADPMLWSVERPTLYTVEVRLLRDGQVADERRVPIGFRTIRFDANRGFFLNDRPVKLKGVCLHQDHAGVGTALPDALIGWRLERLKAMGCNAVRSSHNAPTPELLDWCDRLGLLVMNENRQFNPAPEYRAQLEWLVRRDRNHPSVILWSVFNEEPMQGTPAGVEMVKRMAHWVRALDDSRPVTAAMNGAFFDPVNVAQVVDVTGFNYYQGDYDRYHQLNPAKPMTSSEDTSAFMTRGAFETDPARHIASSYDIEAASWGDTHRGAWKKIADRPFVAGGFVWTGFDYHGEPTPYEWPTIASFFGILDLCGFPKTAFDIHRAAWVDDAPVVAIAPHWSWPGREGKPTKVMVLSNAERVVLRLNGKTVGEGAVDRLMGNEWTIPYAPGRIEAIAYRGGREVARAAHETVGVPVALRLTPARTVMAGDTEDAQAITIDAIDAHGRHVPTANLMTRFMIDGGAIIGLGNGDPNSHEPEKGDRRSLFNGLAQMIVRPDTGRGRITIRATADGLRPATLRLDRLGVTPRAQVPVLAGDMDVRDWRRSPQLDARPSPDLAPAASDNNGWAFVRAGTPTPAEGAGWRVYRTVLTPRRAVAARGGTLSFASVGGMASLWVDGRLVAEKRDPRPGPLTAALPAGSGKRTIALIVAGLGNIESGLLGRVTIRPR; encoded by the coding sequence ATGACGGTCGCGCGCCGCGACCTTCTGCTGGGCAGTGCGGTGGTGGGGCTGGCGGGCGGCATTCCGTCCGCCCCGCTCTTCGCCGCCGATCGCCGCCCGGCGGACGGCGCGGGCGCGCTTCCCATGCCCGCCCCGGTGGACCGGCTGCCGCCCGCGCTGCCGGTGCAGGATGCTGGCCGGGTCCTGATGGATCGCGGCTGGCTGTTCCACGAGGGCGATGTCGAGCCCGCGCCGCTCGACACGCACAATGCGACCTATCTGTCGGTCAAGGCGGGCAATGCGCGCGGCGCGGCAGCGGTCGATTATGACGACAGCGACTGGCAGACCGTCGACCTGCCGCACGACTGGGCCTCGTTCCAGCCCTTCGTGGAAACCGCCAATGTCGCGCAAGGCTATCGCCCGCGCGGGATCGGCTGGTATCGGCGCAGCTTACGGCTGGACCCGGCCCTGCGCGGGCGGCGGATCGAGCTGGAATTCGGCGGGATCGCGACCTTTGCGACCATCTGGGTCAATGGCAGCGTCGTCTCGCACAATTTCTCCGGCTACAACGCCGTCCGCATCGACCTGACCCCGTTCGCGCGGTTCGGCGACGAGGCCAATGTCGTGGCCGTCCGCGTCGACGCCGATGCGATGGAGGGCTGGTGGTATGAAGGCGCGGGCCTTTATCGCCATGTCTGGCTGGGCGACTATGCGCCCGTCTCGATCGCGACCGACGGCGTCCATTGCGACCCGCGCAAGCGCGACGACGGCTGGCATGTCCCCGTCGCGGTGACACTGGCCAGCATCGTCGAAACTGACAGTCCCGTGACGGTCGAGGCGCGGCTTCTCGATCCGCAGGGCAAGGTGGTGGCGCAGGGCCAGGCCCAGGCGACCGTGCCGTCACTGGACGAAGGGCGCGCCGCGCTCGACCTGTCGGTGGCCGATCCCATGCTCTGGTCGGTCGAGCGGCCGACGCTGTACACGGTCGAGGTGCGGCTGCTGCGCGACGGACAGGTGGCGGACGAACGCCGCGTGCCGATCGGGTTCCGCACGATCCGCTTCGACGCGAACCGGGGTTTCTTCCTCAACGACCGGCCGGTGAAGCTGAAGGGCGTCTGCCTGCATCAGGATCATGCGGGCGTGGGCACCGCACTTCCCGACGCGCTGATCGGCTGGCGGCTGGAGCGGCTGAAGGCGATGGGGTGCAACGCGGTGCGTTCCAGCCACAATGCGCCGACGCCCGAGCTGCTCGACTGGTGCGACCGGCTGGGCCTGCTGGTCATGAACGAGAACCGGCAGTTCAATCCGGCGCCCGAATATCGCGCGCAGCTGGAATGGCTGGTCCGGCGCGACCGCAACCATCCTTCGGTCATCCTGTGGTCTGTCTTCAACGAGGAACCGATGCAGGGCACCCCGGCGGGGGTCGAGATGGTCAAGCGCATGGCGCATTGGGTGCGCGCGCTGGACGACAGCCGCCCGGTGACGGCGGCGATGAACGGGGCCTTTTTCGATCCCGTCAACGTCGCGCAGGTCGTCGATGTGACCGGCTTCAACTATTATCAGGGCGATTACGACCGCTATCACCAGCTGAACCCGGCCAAGCCGATGACCAGTTCGGAGGATACCAGCGCGTTCATGACGCGCGGCGCGTTCGAGACTGACCCGGCGCGCCACATTGCGTCGAGCTACGATATCGAAGCGGCGAGCTGGGGCGACACCCATCGCGGCGCCTGGAAGAAGATCGCCGATCGCCCCTTCGTCGCGGGCGGGTTCGTGTGGACCGGCTTCGACTATCATGGCGAGCCGACGCCCTATGAATGGCCGACCATCGCCAGCTTCTTCGGCATCCTGGATCTCTGCGGCTTTCCCAAGACCGCGTTCGACATCCACCGCGCCGCCTGGGTCGATGACGCGCCCGTCGTGGCGATCGCGCCGCACTGGAGCTGGCCGGGGCGCGAGGGCAAGCCGACCAAGGTCATGGTTCTGTCGAACGCCGAGCGCGTCGTCCTTCGCCTGAACGGCAAGACGGTGGGCGAGGGAGCGGTCGACCGGCTGATGGGCAATGAATGGACCATCCCCTATGCGCCGGGCCGGATCGAGGCGATCGCCTATCGCGGCGGGCGCGAGGTCGCGCGGGCCGCGCATGAGACGGTCGGCGTGCCGGTGGCGCTTCGCCTGACGCCCGCGCGCACCGTGATGGCGGGCGATACCGAGGATGCGCAGGCGATCACCATCGATGCGATCGACGCGCATGGACGCCATGTCCCGACCGCCAATCTGATGACCCGCTTCATGATCGACGGGGGTGCGATCATCGGCCTGGGCAATGGCGATCCCAATAGCCATGAGCCCGAAAAGGGCGATCGGCGCTCGCTGTTCAACGGTCTGGCGCAGATGATCGTGCGGCCCGACACCGGGCGCGGGCGGATCACCATCCGCGCGACGGCGGACGGGCTGAGGCCCGCCACCCTGCGGCTCGACCGGCTGGGCGTGACGCCGCGCGCGCAGGTGCCGGTGCTGGCGGGGGACATGGACGTGCGCGACTGGCGGCGCTCGCCCCAGCTGGACGCCAGGCCTTCGCCCGACCTCGCGCCCGCCGCCAGCGACAATAACGGATGGGCCTTCGTCCGGGCGGGAACGCCGACCCCGGCGGAGGGGGCGGGGTGGCGCGTCTATCGCACCGTCCTCACGCCCCGCCGCGCCGTCGCGGCGCGGGGCGGCACGTTGAGCTTCGCCTCGGTAGGCGGCATGGCCAGCCTGTGGGTCGACGGACGGCTGGTCGCCGAGAAGCGCGATCCCCGGCCGGGCCCGCTGACCGCCGCGCTGCCGGCCGGGTCGGGCAAGCGGACGATCGCGCTGATCGTCGCGGGACTGGGCAATATCGAAAGCGGTCTGCTGGGCCGGGTGACGATCCGTCCACGCTGA
- the nagE gene encoding N-acetylglucosamine-specific PTS transporter subunit IIBC, which translates to MSSPMASLQSLGRALMLPIAVLPVAGLLLRLGQPDMLNIAFMANAGNAIFDNLGLLFAVGVATAFARDGNGAAALAGITCYLVTIKGAETLIVPPAGTGAGLAKDIAATVEAAWRTKSVHRFDVPVGIVAGLIGGSFYNRFATIKMPEYLAFFGGRRFVPIISGIVGLGLAALLGVAFGPVNTGIDAMSQGIVQAGGLGLFAFGVLNRLLVVTGLHHILNTVAYFVVGDYQGKTGDLTRFFAGDPTAGAFMSGFFPVMMFGLPAACLAMYHEALPERKKAVGGMLFSLALMSFLTGVTEPIEFSFMFLAPVLYAFHAILTGVSEALMNALGVRLGYTFSAGLFDYVINFGKATKPLMLIPVGAVYALLYYAVFRFAIRRWNLQTPGREAEPMVESGEAAGDQPVVEGGRGASFVAAMGGGANLSEVAACTTRLRLVVNDPARVDEPALKRLGARGILRPSANGVQVVLGPVADTVAMEMRAAIQAGHGQPVSAPVAVAPVAVAPTPAAPAVAPMASLPDALLGLLGGAGNVRAASHHAGRWRVELADPALVASAPVAPVRAIAHVERNVVHLLVD; encoded by the coding sequence ATGAGCTCGCCCATGGCCTCGCTTCAGTCGCTCGGGCGGGCGCTGATGTTGCCCATCGCGGTCCTGCCGGTGGCGGGGCTGCTGCTCCGCCTGGGCCAGCCGGACATGCTGAACATCGCCTTCATGGCGAATGCGGGCAATGCGATCTTCGACAATCTGGGACTGCTCTTCGCGGTCGGCGTCGCCACCGCCTTTGCCCGCGACGGCAATGGCGCGGCGGCGCTGGCGGGGATCACCTGCTATCTCGTCACGATCAAGGGGGCCGAGACGCTGATCGTCCCGCCCGCCGGGACCGGCGCGGGGCTGGCCAAGGACATCGCGGCGACCGTCGAGGCGGCCTGGCGGACCAAGTCGGTCCATCGCTTCGACGTGCCGGTGGGGATCGTCGCCGGGTTGATCGGTGGCAGCTTCTACAACCGTTTTGCGACCATCAAGATGCCGGAATATCTGGCCTTTTTCGGTGGCCGCCGGTTCGTGCCGATCATTTCGGGCATTGTCGGCCTGGGGCTGGCGGCGCTTCTGGGCGTGGCGTTCGGGCCGGTCAACACGGGTATCGATGCGATGAGCCAGGGTATCGTCCAGGCGGGCGGGCTGGGGCTGTTCGCGTTCGGCGTGCTGAACCGGCTGCTCGTCGTCACCGGCCTGCACCATATCCTGAACACCGTCGCCTATTTCGTGGTCGGCGACTATCAGGGCAAGACCGGCGACCTGACCCGCTTCTTCGCGGGCGATCCGACCGCGGGCGCGTTCATGAGCGGGTTCTTCCCGGTGATGATGTTCGGCCTGCCCGCCGCCTGTCTCGCCATGTATCACGAGGCGCTGCCCGAGCGGAAAAAGGCGGTCGGCGGCATGTTGTTCAGCCTGGCGCTGATGTCGTTCCTGACCGGCGTGACCGAGCCGATCGAGTTCAGCTTCATGTTCCTGGCGCCGGTCCTCTATGCCTTCCACGCGATCCTGACCGGCGTGTCGGAGGCGCTGATGAACGCGCTGGGCGTGCGGCTGGGCTATACCTTCTCGGCGGGCCTGTTCGACTATGTCATCAATTTCGGCAAGGCGACCAAGCCGCTGATGCTGATCCCGGTCGGCGCGGTCTATGCGCTGCTCTATTACGCGGTCTTCCGCTTCGCGATCCGCCGCTGGAACCTCCAGACGCCGGGCCGCGAGGCCGAGCCGATGGTCGAGAGCGGCGAGGCGGCGGGCGATCAGCCGGTGGTCGAGGGCGGGCGCGGCGCGTCCTTCGTCGCGGCGATGGGCGGCGGCGCCAATCTCAGCGAGGTCGCGGCCTGCACCACCCGGCTCCGGCTGGTCGTCAACGACCCCGCACGGGTCGACGAGCCCGCGCTGAAGCGGCTGGGTGCGCGCGGCATCCTGCGCCCCTCCGCCAATGGCGTTCAGGTGGTGCTGGGTCCGGTCGCGGACACGGTCGCGATGGAGATGCGCGCCGCCATTCAGGCGGGCCATGGCCAGCCGGTCTCCGCGCCGGTCGCGGTTGCGCCGGTCGCCGTCGCGCCGACCCCCGCCGCCCCGGCGGTGGCCCCTATGGCGAGCCTGCCCGACGCGCTGCTCGGCCTGCTGGGCGGGGCGGGCAATGTCCGTGCGGCCAGCCATCATGCGGGACGGTGGCGTGTCGAGCTGGCCGATCCGGCGCTCGTCGCATCGGCCCCGGTCGCGCCGGTGCGGGCCATCGCCCATGTCGAGCGAAACGTCGTTCACCTTCTGGTCGACTGA
- the ptsP gene encoding phosphoenolpyruvate--protein phosphotransferase yields MSDLTIFAPLAGWVMPLAQVPDPVFAEKMLGDGIAIDPVNDALCAPCDATVLTVHEAGHAVTLRSTEGFELICHIGIDTVSLGGQGLTPQVQAGAKVLAGQPLIRFDLDYLVRHAPAVVTPVIVADATRYGVEPIATGLVAVGDPLLRVVPLAGEALVAEESGETLVEEMTVALSHGLHARPAARLVEAVRRHEARVTLSHGERSASALSAVGLLGLGLGHGTTVRIEANGPQAAAALAEVVAFLGDATPEESPVEAPEPARGEGPGLGGVPAAPGLAVGPIHRLTRAAIPVETVAASAEEERARLTDALARVREGLVLAAAAGGARGGVMAAHGAMLADPTLTEAALAGVARGLSAGLAWQEAIAEQVAVLVSSGDRRIAERADDLRDLERHVLAALAGLPIEGPSVPAGAILVAEDLLPSQVAALDAGVVAGIALVKGGPTSHAAILAAGMGLPMAVAFGDPLAALEDGRVIVLDADRGLIDPEPDADAQGQARDTIARRKAEMEAARAAQGPCRMADGTRIEMFANLGSVADAEAAVAEGAEGCGLLRTEFLFLERATAPTRDEQARDYQAIADALGDRPMIVRLLDVGGDKPAPYMDLPVEENPALGLRGIRVSLADPQLLEDQVGAILAVRQPCRIMAPMVASLAELEAVRAVVERQGGKAEVGVMIETPAAAISADILARKADFFSIGTNDLTQYTLAMDRGNAAVAAGVDGLHPAVLRLIGTTCEGAARHDTPVGVCGSLAADRLAVPILLGLGVTELSVPPARVAAIKALVGKLDMVRCRAAALQATALPSAAAVRAHITTMLQEIGA; encoded by the coding sequence ATGAGTGACCTGACCATTTTTGCCCCGCTGGCGGGTTGGGTGATGCCGTTGGCGCAGGTGCCCGATCCGGTTTTCGCCGAGAAGATGCTGGGCGACGGCATCGCCATCGATCCGGTGAACGACGCGCTCTGCGCCCCGTGCGACGCCACGGTGCTGACCGTGCACGAGGCCGGGCATGCGGTGACGCTGCGCAGCACCGAGGGCTTCGAGCTGATCTGCCATATCGGCATCGACACCGTGTCGCTCGGCGGCCAGGGTCTGACCCCGCAGGTGCAGGCGGGCGCCAAGGTGCTGGCGGGGCAGCCGCTGATCCGCTTCGATCTCGATTATCTCGTCCGCCACGCACCCGCCGTGGTGACGCCGGTCATCGTCGCGGACGCCACCCGCTACGGCGTCGAGCCGATCGCCACAGGGCTGGTCGCGGTCGGCGATCCGCTGCTGCGTGTCGTGCCGCTCGCCGGTGAGGCCCTGGTCGCCGAGGAGAGCGGGGAGACGCTGGTCGAGGAGATGACGGTCGCGCTGTCGCACGGCCTCCACGCCCGTCCCGCCGCCCGGCTGGTCGAGGCGGTTCGGCGGCACGAGGCGCGCGTCACCCTGTCGCATGGCGAGCGCAGCGCCTCGGCGCTGAGCGCGGTCGGCCTGCTGGGGCTGGGGCTGGGTCATGGCACGACGGTACGGATCGAGGCGAACGGCCCGCAGGCCGCCGCCGCTCTGGCCGAGGTCGTCGCCTTTCTGGGCGACGCGACGCCCGAGGAAAGCCCGGTCGAGGCGCCCGAGCCCGCACGCGGCGAAGGACCGGGCCTGGGCGGCGTACCCGCCGCGCCCGGCCTGGCGGTCGGGCCGATCCACCGGCTGACCCGCGCGGCGATTCCGGTCGAGACCGTCGCGGCAAGCGCCGAGGAAGAGCGCGCCAGGCTGACCGATGCGCTGGCACGGGTCCGCGAAGGGCTGGTGCTGGCGGCTGCGGCCGGTGGCGCGCGCGGCGGCGTGATGGCGGCGCATGGCGCGATGCTGGCCGATCCCACGCTGACCGAGGCCGCGCTGGCGGGGGTCGCTCGCGGCCTGAGCGCGGGTTTGGCGTGGCAGGAAGCGATCGCCGAGCAGGTCGCGGTGCTGGTGTCGAGCGGCGACCGCCGCATCGCCGAGCGCGCCGACGATCTGCGCGATCTGGAACGTCATGTCCTGGCCGCGCTGGCCGGGTTGCCGATCGAGGGGCCGAGCGTTCCTGCCGGGGCGATCCTGGTCGCCGAGGACCTGTTGCCCAGCCAGGTGGCGGCGCTGGATGCGGGCGTCGTCGCGGGGATCGCGCTGGTCAAGGGCGGCCCGACCTCGCACGCCGCGATCCTGGCGGCGGGCATGGGGCTGCCCATGGCGGTGGCGTTCGGCGATCCGCTCGCCGCGCTCGAGGATGGCCGGGTCATCGTGCTCGACGCCGATCGCGGGCTGATCGATCCCGAACCCGATGCCGACGCACAAGGCCAAGCCCGCGACACCATCGCGCGCCGCAAGGCCGAGATGGAGGCGGCGCGCGCCGCCCAGGGGCCGTGCCGCATGGCGGACGGCACCCGGATCGAGATGTTCGCCAATCTGGGCTCGGTCGCCGATGCCGAGGCGGCGGTGGCCGAAGGGGCGGAGGGCTGCGGCCTGCTGCGCACCGAATTCCTGTTCCTGGAACGCGCGACCGCGCCGACCCGCGACGAACAGGCCCGCGATTACCAGGCGATCGCCGATGCGCTGGGCGACCGGCCGATGATCGTCCGGCTGCTCGATGTCGGCGGCGACAAGCCCGCACCCTATATGGACCTGCCCGTCGAGGAGAATCCGGCGCTGGGCCTGCGTGGCATTCGCGTGTCGCTCGCCGATCCGCAGCTTCTGGAGGATCAGGTCGGCGCGATCCTGGCGGTGCGCCAGCCCTGCCGGATCATGGCGCCGATGGTCGCCAGCCTGGCCGAGCTGGAGGCGGTTCGCGCCGTCGTCGAACGCCAGGGAGGCAAGGCCGAGGTCGGCGTCATGATCGAGACGCCCGCCGCCGCCATTTCCGCCGATATCCTCGCGCGCAAGGCCGATTTCTTCTCGATCGGCACCAACGACCTGACCCAATATACCCTGGCGATGGATCGCGGCAACGCGGCGGTGGCGGCGGGGGTCGACGGGCTTCATCCGGCCGTGCTGCGGCTGATCGGCACGACCTGCGAAGGCGCGGCCAGGCATGACACGCCGGTCGGCGTCTGCGGCTCGCTTGCCGCCGATCGTCTGGCCGTGCCGATCCTGCTGGGGCTGGGCGTCACCGAATTGTCGGTGCCCCCCGCGCGGGTCGCCGCGATCAAGGCGCTGGTCGGCAAGCTGGACATGGTCCGCTGCCGCGCCGCCGCGCTTCAGGCGACCGCCTTGCCCTCGGCGGCGGCGGTTCGCGCGCATATCACCACCATGCTTCAGGAGATCGGCGCATGA
- a CDS encoding IclR family transcriptional regulator — MDDKRLYRAPALEKGLDILELLAAEEHPLTMSGIVNRLGRSTGELFRMIQVLEHRGYVSQGPDGYVMTSRLFHLGLKRPPVRSLMEQSLPEMRLLADTIGQSCYLSVPSGAASSVIARMEACTAVGFSVRVGYRRPLYDTPSGVLLYAMQPEQTRREWEALFDPPLSEEARARLVAQADAVREQGFARVDSPDLVGMVELAAPIMRGDQAMAVLAVPFIRITDAPVDEAAALNHLRATADRITNQLIGNDARI, encoded by the coding sequence TTGGACGATAAGCGGCTCTACCGCGCCCCCGCGCTGGAAAAGGGGCTCGACATTCTGGAGCTGCTGGCGGCCGAGGAGCACCCGCTGACCATGAGCGGGATCGTCAACCGGCTGGGCCGGTCGACGGGCGAGCTGTTCCGCATGATCCAGGTGCTGGAGCATCGCGGTTATGTGTCGCAGGGGCCGGACGGCTATGTCATGACCTCGCGGCTGTTCCATCTGGGGTTGAAGCGTCCGCCGGTGCGTAGCCTGATGGAACAGTCGCTTCCTGAAATGCGGCTGCTCGCCGATACGATCGGCCAGTCCTGCTATCTCTCCGTCCCGTCGGGCGCGGCTTCCTCGGTCATCGCGCGGATGGAGGCGTGTACGGCGGTCGGCTTCTCGGTCCGCGTCGGCTATCGTCGGCCGCTCTACGACACCCCGTCGGGCGTCCTTCTCTATGCCATGCAGCCCGAACAGACCCGGCGCGAATGGGAGGCGCTGTTCGACCCACCGCTGTCGGAAGAGGCGCGCGCCCGGCTGGTGGCGCAGGCGGATGCGGTGCGGGAACAGGGGTTCGCCCGGGTCGACAGCCCCGATCTGGTCGGCATGGTCGAACTGGCGGCCCCGATCATGCGCGGCGATCAGGCCATGGCGGTCCTGGCGGTCCCGTTCATCCGCATCACCGACGCGCCCGTCGACGAGGCCGCCGCGCTGAATCATCTGCGCGCGACCGCCGACCGCATCACCAATCAGCTGATCGGCAACGACGCGCGCATCTGA
- the nagA gene encoding N-acetylglucosamine-6-phosphate deacetylase — MTRFRFVNGHVATSGGVLPGAEIVVDGDRIASIGAVEGSDDTIDLNGGWVVPGYIDTQVNGGGGVLFNDRLDVDGIATMAVAHAVYGTTAMLPTLVSETPDKIARALDAIDEAIEAKVPGVIGIHVEGPVLNPARKGIHDPTRFRDLDEEMIAVLTRPRRGKVMLTIAPERVPVDTIRRLVEAGVLVSAGHTEASYEQAMAAFDVGLSGITHLYNAMPAMQQRVPGLAGATLDDPRPYSGLIIDGFHVSAPMLRLALKARPFDRLMLVTDAMSSVGAVEKDFVLHGRHIDVSGGKCTYTDGTLAGSDLDMGSAVANAVEQLRITVDQAAAMAATNPAAFLGLSDERGALGVGLRADWVVLDAALKPVDTRIAA, encoded by the coding sequence ATGACCCGCTTCCGTTTCGTCAACGGCCATGTCGCGACCTCCGGCGGCGTCCTGCCGGGTGCGGAGATCGTCGTGGACGGCGATCGCATCGCGTCGATCGGCGCGGTCGAGGGTTCGGACGACACGATCGACCTAAACGGCGGCTGGGTCGTCCCCGGCTATATCGACACCCAGGTCAATGGCGGCGGCGGCGTGCTGTTCAACGACCGGCTGGACGTGGACGGCATCGCGACCATGGCGGTGGCGCATGCCGTCTATGGCACCACCGCGATGCTGCCGACCTTGGTCAGCGAAACCCCCGACAAGATCGCCCGCGCGCTCGACGCGATCGACGAGGCGATCGAGGCGAAGGTGCCGGGCGTCATCGGCATCCATGTCGAAGGGCCGGTGCTCAACCCGGCGCGCAAGGGCATCCACGATCCGACGCGGTTCCGCGATCTGGACGAGGAGATGATCGCCGTCCTGACCCGCCCGCGCCGCGGCAAGGTCATGCTGACCATCGCGCCGGAACGGGTGCCGGTCGACACGATCCGCCGTCTGGTCGAAGCGGGCGTGCTGGTCAGCGCCGGGCACACCGAGGCCAGCTATGAGCAGGCGATGGCGGCGTTCGATGTCGGGCTGTCCGGCATCACCCACCTCTACAACGCCATGCCCGCCATGCAGCAGCGCGTGCCGGGGCTGGCGGGCGCGACGCTCGACGATCCGCGCCCCTATTCGGGGCTGATCATCGACGGCTTCCACGTCTCCGCGCCGATGCTGCGGCTGGCGCTGAAGGCGCGGCCGTTCGACAGACTGATGCTGGTCACGGACGCCATGTCGTCGGTCGGCGCGGTCGAGAAGGACTTCGTCCTGCACGGCCGTCATATCGACGTGTCGGGCGGCAAGTGCACCTATACCGACGGCACGCTGGCGGGATCGGATCTCGACATGGGCTCGGCGGTCGCCAATGCGGTCGAGCAGCTGCGGATCACCGTGGACCAGGCCGCCGCGATGGCGGCGACGAACCCGGCGGCGTTCCTCGGCCTGTCGGACGAGCGGGGCGCGCTCGGCGTCGGCCTGCGCGCCGACTGGGTGGTGCTCGACGCCGCGCTCAAGCCCGTCGATACGCGGATCGCCGCATGA
- a CDS encoding SIS domain-containing protein: MSDVMTAGSAGTSTLMGAEAGEAPQAIARLLARNAPTVKALAERLRAAPPPVIVTIARGSSDHAATYGKYILETKTGVPVSSAAPSVASIFETPMKVQGALVIAISQSGRSPDLLATVEAYRAGGAHIVALVNDEESPLATGADTFLPLSAGPEKAVAATKSCLTALAGLAQLAAAWAGDETLEAALAELPGQVEQALGLDWSPAVEGLRELSQMFVLGRGYGYGVAQEAALKLKETCSIQAEPFSAAEVRHGPMRIVEPGYSVLGFATSDVAGKDVKAVADQFEARGAKPFVAGQGGALPMVAGHPALEPISMLASFYRMVEALALARGMDPDSPPHLQKVTRTL, encoded by the coding sequence ATGTCTGATGTGATGACCGCCGGTAGTGCGGGGACCAGCACCCTGATGGGAGCGGAAGCGGGGGAGGCGCCGCAGGCGATCGCCCGGCTGCTCGCGCGCAATGCGCCGACCGTCAAGGCGCTGGCCGAACGGCTGCGTGCCGCCCCGCCGCCGGTGATCGTCACGATAGCCCGTGGATCGTCGGATCACGCCGCAACCTACGGCAAATATATCCTGGAGACCAAGACCGGCGTGCCGGTGTCGTCGGCGGCGCCCTCGGTCGCGTCGATTTTCGAGACGCCGATGAAGGTGCAGGGCGCGCTGGTCATCGCCATCTCGCAGTCGGGGCGCAGCCCGGACCTGCTGGCGACGGTCGAGGCGTATCGCGCGGGCGGCGCGCATATCGTCGCGCTGGTCAATGACGAGGAATCGCCGCTGGCGACCGGCGCCGACACCTTCCTGCCGCTGTCGGCCGGTCCCGAAAAGGCCGTCGCCGCCACCAAGTCCTGCCTGACCGCGCTGGCCGGTCTGGCGCAGCTCGCCGCCGCCTGGGCGGGCGACGAGACGCTGGAAGCGGCGCTCGCCGAGCTGCCCGGTCAGGTCGAACAGGCGCTGGGCCTCGACTGGTCCCCGGCGGTCGAGGGGCTGCGCGAACTCAGCCAGATGTTCGTGCTGGGTCGCGGCTATGGCTACGGCGTGGCGCAGGAAGCCGCGCTGAAGCTCAAGGAAACCTGCTCGATCCAGGCCGAGCCGTTCAGCGCCGCCGAGGTTCGCCACGGCCCGATGCGCATCGTCGAGCCCGGCTATTCGGTGCTGGGCTTCGCCACCTCGGACGTGGCGGGCAAGGATGTGAAGGCGGTCGCCGACCAGTTCGAGGCGCGCGGCGCAAAACCGTTCGTCGCGGGGCAAGGCGGTGCGCTGCCCATGGTCGCCGGCCATCCCGCGCTGGAGCCGATTTCGATGCTCGCCAGCTTCTACCGCATGGTCGAGGCGCTGGCGCTCGCCCGTGGCATGGACCCCGACTCGCCGCCGCATCTGCAGAAAGTGACCCGCACGCTATGA